A single Carassius carassius chromosome 3, fCarCar2.1, whole genome shotgun sequence DNA region contains:
- the zgc:92429 gene encoding cysteine and histidine-rich domain-containing protein 1, whose protein sequence is MALLCYNRGCGGRFDADKNSDDVCQFHPGVPIFHDALKGWSCCKKRTTDFSEFLSIKGCTRGHHSNEKPQEPLRPEVTSEKGDVKQHSGEELIYQGPKSAEALEKERPSSDEPKTKVRVKIAPSLAQIAEKMEITEREKLECQVILVGVKCKNAGCKTIYQGPETDAEICTYHPGVPVFHEGYKYWNCCCIKTTDFNAFLDQKGCTTGKHCWIPKQDKKKVACRHDWHQTGNQVVVTIYAKNSSPEHSYVEANRTVLTCHIQFEGDKVFHKDIHLWGVIDVKSSFVNMVASKVEVTMQKADAVAWGKLEDPKHKPEPEVTDEMNTEQEDVKPDWYISDDDISESDWEDEEEDKKESEEKKEEKQADDGPPELEESVAVPPEK, encoded by the exons ATGGCTCTACTGTGTTACAACAGAGGCTGCGGGGGTCGATTTGATGCTGACAAAAACTCAGATG ATGTCTGCCAGTTTCACCCCGGAGTGCCAATCTTCCACGACGCCTTAAAG GGCTGGTCCTGCTGTAAAAAGAGGACGACAGATTTCTCTGAGTTCCTGTCAATCAAG GGTTGCACTCGCGGGCACCATAGTAATGAGAAGCCTCAGGAGCCTCTGAGACCAGAGGTGACGTCTGAGAAGGGAGATGTGAAGCAGCACAGTGGAGAGGAACTTATATACCAGGGACCCAAATCTGCAGAAGCCCTGGAAAAAGAGAGACCCAG CTCAGATGAGCCAAAGACAAAGGTGCGGGTGAAGATCGCTCCCTCTCTGGCTCAGATCGCAGAGAAAATGGAGATCACTGAGAGAGAGAAGCTAG AGTGTCAAGTCATCTTGGTTGGGGTGAAGTGCAAGAATGCAGgatgcaaaaca ATTTACCAGGGTCCAGAGACAGACGCAGAGATCTGCACATATCATCCCGGAGTTCCTGTCTTCCACGAAGG ATACAAATACTGGAACTGCTGCTGCATAAAAACCACTGACTTCAACGCCTTCCTGGATCAGAAGGGCTGCACAACAGGAAAACACTGCTGGATCCCCAAACAG GATAAAAAGAAGGTGGCTTGCAGGCATGATTGGCACCAGACGGGAAACCAGGTCGTGGTCACAATCTACGCCAAGAACTCCAGTCCAGAGCATTCCTACGTGGAGGCAAACCGCACAGTG TTAACATGCCACATTCAGTTTGAGGGTGACAAAGTGTTTCATAAGGACATCCACTTGTGGGGG GTGATTGACGTAAAGAGCAGTTTTGTGAACATGGTGGCCTCTAAAGTTGAGGTGACCATGCAGAAGGCTGATGCTGTAGCCTGGGGGAAACTTGAGGACCCCAAACACAAACCTGAGCCAGAGGTCACCGATGAGATGAACACTGAACAGGAAGACGTCAAACCCGACTGGTACATCTCAGATGATGACATCAGTGAATCTGACTGGGAAGACGAAGAGGAGGACAAGAAAGAGAGTGaggagaaaaaagaagaaaaacaggcAGATGATGGACCCCCTGAGCTAGAAGAGTCTGTTGCTGTCCCCCCAGAAAAATGA